The region AAATGAAGTAGTCTTAAGCCTGTGTGGTGACATTTGACCTGCTTTATTTAGAGTTCCTACAGATTGTACTGTGGTATCACCTGCACAATACACATAACTATCTGATACTTTATCGTACCAATTGTTAGATATTATTCCGTGCATTTTTGGTGTTGTTCCTGTAAATACTGACGCATGTCCAGGTCCTGTATATGTTGGGACGTAGTTAAAATGATTGTTTTTACAATTAAATCCATCAATCATTAAACGTTTAAATCCTTCATTGCCAAATTTGCTAGAAAAGCGTGTTAAATAGTCATAGCGCATTTGATCGACCACTATACCAACCACTAGTTTTGGTTGTATTGGTTCAACCAAAACATGATCTCTATAAGATTGATTGTAAACTTTATTTTGAACATTACAGGATACTAACAATAGAGCAAATAAGAGGAAGTAAATATTTTTTTTCATTATAAAAAGTATAGACTAGGCAAAAATACAGATTTTAAAACATCTAATTTGAAATTAAGGTTAAATACCTACCTAGAATTTTATATTTTAGCAGTAACAAATAAAGCATGAATTACCTACATTATATTGGGACTTACTTTTTGATGGTTGTCGAGATGTTTCGAAAACCAACCAAGTGGTCTGTTATGAAAAAACTAATCCTTAAAGACATTGACGATTTAATTATTGGCTCTTTAGGTATTGTTGCTTTCATTTCGTTTTTTGTTGGTGGTGTGGTTACAATTCAAACAGCTTTAAATATTGACAATCCGTTAATACCAAAAAATCTTGTTGGGTTTGCCACCAGACAATCAATTGTTTTAGAATTTGCACCTACATTTATGTCTATAATTATGGCAGGAAAAGTAGGTTCTTTTATTACTTCCAGCATTGGAACAATGCGTGTTACAGAGCAAATTGACGCATTAGAAGTTATGGGAATTAACAGTTTAAATTATCTGGTATTTCCGAAGTTTATAGCTTTAACCTTATATCCTTTTGTGATTTCCATCTCCATGTTTTTAGGGATTATGGGTGGATTAGCTGCTTGTGTATATGGTGGCTATGCAAGTATGCCAGATTATATTGAAGGCATTCAGTTAGACTTTAAACCTTTTCATATGGCTTATGCCTTTATTAAAACTCTAATATTTGCTTTTATTTTAGCCACTATTCCTTCCTATCATGGATATTATATGAAAGGTGGTGCACTTGAGGTTGGTAAAGCCAGTACAACGTCTTTTGTTTGGACCAGTGTAGTGATTATTCTTTTAAATTATATATTAACGCAACTCCTACTAAGTCAATGATAGAAGTTAAAAATTTACATAAGTCGTTTGGAGATGCTCATATTTTAAAAGGGATTACTACCTCTTTTGAAAAAGGAAAGACTAATCTTATTATTGGACAAAGTGGTTCTGGTAAAACTGTATTTTTAAAATGTTTATTAGGATTGTTTAATTATGAAAAAGGTACGATTGCTTATGATGGCAAAGTGTTTGCACAATTAAGCGAAGATAAACGTCGTGAAATTAGAGCAGATATCGGAATGGTTTTTCAAGGTAGTGCGTTGTTTGATTCTATGACAATTGCCGAAAATGTGATGTTTCCGTTGCGTATGTTTACCAAACAAAGTAAAAGCGAAATGCAAGATCGTGTTGACTTTGTATTAAACAGAGTAAATCTAGGAGATGCCCACAACAAAATGCCAAGTGAAGCGTCTGGAGGTATGCAAAAACGTGTGGCTATTGCCAGAGCAATTGTAAACAAACCAAAGTACTTGTTCTGTGACGAACCTAACTCTGGATTAGACCCAAAAACCGCAATAGTTATTGACGATTTAATTAAAGAAATCACTGAAGAATACCAAATCACAACCGTTATCAACTCGCATGACATGAACTCGGTAATGCAAATAGGTGAAAAAATTATCTTCCTAAAAAATGGGTATAAAGAATGGGAAGGTTCACGTTACGACATCTTTAAAACAGATAACGAAGCGGTTACCGACTTTGTGTACTCGTCAGAACTATTTAAAAAAGTACGTCAAATGTACTTGGAAGAACGTAGCTAAATTAGTTTCTTCTAATAATTATAGTATCTGTAACCAACTCTTTTTTCAACCACTGTTGTAATTCTTTTTCCTTTGCCAAAACAATACTGTCAGGCAACGAGACTTTCCATCTTACATTTGCAATAGTTACCGTATCTATATTTATAAAATCTTTAGACTCTAATACTTTGGAATAGCCAAAATACTCCAAGTCATTAAATCGTACTTTAGCATCACGCGATAAGTTAGTAAATGACACCGTTCTTTGAGCACTTTTAGACTCGATTTGCTTATTTAAGTTAGTAATACTCTCCTGCAATTCTTCAATTTGCTTTTGTAATCCAGCAATCACATTGTCTTTTTTGTCCAATTCTCCAATAGCTCTATCATAAGCATCCACTATTTTGTCAAAGCTTCGATTTTTATTTCCTTGTATATCTAATCTAAAGTCCTTGATTTTATCGTAGTTTTTCAATTCGTTAGTCAAATCTGCAATGGTCGCATCTGGGACTTCGCCATTAAAGTAAAGCACAATCGTTTTATCATCCCAATTTGGTGTTCCTTTTTGCAAC is a window of Olleya sp. YS DNA encoding:
- a CDS encoding ABC transporter permease produces the protein MNYLHYIGTYFLMVVEMFRKPTKWSVMKKLILKDIDDLIIGSLGIVAFISFFVGGVVTIQTALNIDNPLIPKNLVGFATRQSIVLEFAPTFMSIIMAGKVGSFITSSIGTMRVTEQIDALEVMGINSLNYLVFPKFIALTLYPFVISISMFLGIMGGLAACVYGGYASMPDYIEGIQLDFKPFHMAYAFIKTLIFAFILATIPSYHGYYMKGGALEVGKASTTSFVWTSVVIILLNYILTQLLLSQ
- a CDS encoding ATP-binding cassette domain-containing protein, translating into MIEVKNLHKSFGDAHILKGITTSFEKGKTNLIIGQSGSGKTVFLKCLLGLFNYEKGTIAYDGKVFAQLSEDKRREIRADIGMVFQGSALFDSMTIAENVMFPLRMFTKQSKSEMQDRVDFVLNRVNLGDAHNKMPSEASGGMQKRVAIARAIVNKPKYLFCDEPNSGLDPKTAIVIDDLIKEITEEYQITTVINSHDMNSVMQIGEKIIFLKNGYKEWEGSRYDIFKTDNEAVTDFVYSSELFKKVRQMYLEERS